Proteins encoded together in one Telopea speciosissima isolate NSW1024214 ecotype Mountain lineage chromosome 6, Tspe_v1, whole genome shotgun sequence window:
- the LOC122665652 gene encoding uncharacterized protein LOC122665652, with the protein MRALYWNIRDVRKAAAKLALRIFIKEKHLEVVCIAKPMVEITIKVDWGQINPLLTFVHAKCLRVLRRDLWTELGTVAPLDSCPWLVVRDFNATLALTEKKGPGSFSQGSIAEFGAMVDACSLMAIPSQERKFTWTNNRKVGHVAAVLDRSFCNEAWLSVLGDSSQIVLTSTISDHPPILVVAEAIKRPANAPFRFQRFWLDHPNFPSVVEDSWKE; encoded by the exons ATGAGGGCTCTCTACTGGAATATTAGAGATGTTAGGAAGGCTGCTGCTAAGTTGGCCTTGAGgatttttattaaagaaaagcaTTTGGAAGTGGTGTGCATTGCAAAACCGATGGTGGAG ATTACGATCAAGGTGGATTGGGGTCAGATTAATCCCCTCTTGACTTTTGTTCATGCAAAATGCCTGAGAGTTCTTCGTAGAGATCTGTGGACCGAGCTTGGGACGGTGGCTCCTCTGGATTCTTGTCCATGGCTTGTTGTAAGGGACTTTAATGCCACGTTAGCCTTGACTGAGAAAAAAGGCCCAGGCTCCTTCAGTCAGGGATCGATTGCAGAGTTTGGGGCGATGGTGGATGCTTGCTCGTTGATGGCGATTCCTTCTCAGGAGCGCAAATTCACTTGGACAAATAACAGAAAGGTTGGGCATGTTGCTGCAGTGTTGGATAGAAGCTTTTGTAATGAAGCTTGGCTCTCTGTTTTGGGGGATAGCTCGCAGATTGTGCTTACAAGTACCATTTCAGATCATCCTCCTATCCTTGTGGTGGCCGAAGCTATTAAGAGACCGGCAAATGCTCCCTTTCGGTTTCAACGGTTTTGGTTGGACCACCCCAATTTCCCGTCTGTAGTGGAGGATTCCTGGAAGGAGTGA